The Metabacillus schmidteae genome has a segment encoding these proteins:
- a CDS encoding APC family permease, producing MKTETPELIKSLNTFGVVFLGLAWMTPMIFFTVYGVAFEAAGGMLAAAYVVAFIAIFFTAYSYSRMVKAYPISGSAYTYTKKAVNQKMGFLVGWALLLDYIVSPIIACLTFGLFLNAQFPSIPVYVWIIVLNLILAFVNIIGIKSVARVSGFSVIFQVIFIVFFCVFVTKDILTGGDGMALFSMQPFISSDFSIGTIFSGAALICFCFLGFDAVTTMAEETVNPRKTIPRAIFLIVCIAAVLYIAIAYLTEIAYPDFTFVNVDTASAELIQMVGGNLLSAIFTTVLIVATFTQGVSSVTSVTRFLFALGRESILPNKVFGYIHPKFKTPVLNIVFVTIISFFSIAIDLDTAVTFVSFGALTAFTFVNISVIAHYYVRQKQRTIKDTFLYLLFPLVGACFIGWLLTLLERQTLFIGIGWIVVGFIYLGIRTSFLKKPITDVVEEKVAISNQLTEKSM from the coding sequence ATGAAGACAGAAACTCCGGAATTAATAAAATCACTCAATACGTTTGGTGTTGTTTTTTTAGGGCTCGCATGGATGACACCTATGATCTTTTTTACAGTTTATGGGGTTGCATTTGAGGCAGCTGGAGGGATGCTTGCTGCTGCTTATGTTGTAGCATTTATAGCTATTTTCTTTACTGCTTATAGCTACAGTAGAATGGTGAAGGCTTACCCAATTTCAGGCTCTGCTTACACATATACTAAAAAAGCAGTTAATCAAAAGATGGGATTTTTAGTAGGATGGGCCTTGCTTTTAGATTATATTGTTTCCCCTATCATTGCGTGTTTGACTTTTGGCCTTTTTTTAAATGCACAGTTTCCAAGTATCCCGGTGTATGTATGGATTATAGTATTAAACTTGATTTTAGCATTTGTTAATATTATAGGAATTAAATCTGTTGCTAGAGTAAGTGGATTTTCTGTTATTTTCCAAGTGATCTTTATTGTGTTCTTTTGTGTGTTTGTTACTAAGGATATTCTCACTGGTGGAGATGGCATGGCGTTATTCTCAATGCAACCTTTCATTTCCAGTGACTTTTCAATCGGAACAATTTTCTCTGGGGCAGCTCTAATATGCTTTTGTTTTCTAGGGTTTGATGCCGTGACAACAATGGCAGAAGAAACAGTTAATCCCCGAAAAACGATCCCAAGAGCTATCTTTTTAATTGTTTGTATTGCCGCTGTATTATATATTGCGATTGCATATTTAACTGAGATCGCTTATCCGGACTTCACGTTTGTTAATGTGGACACCGCTTCAGCTGAATTGATTCAAATGGTGGGAGGCAATTTACTAAGTGCAATCTTTACAACAGTATTAATTGTTGCAACTTTTACTCAAGGTGTTTCATCTGTAACGAGTGTAACAAGATTTTTATTTGCTCTAGGACGAGAATCAATATTGCCTAACAAAGTATTTGGATATATTCATCCAAAATTTAAAACTCCTGTCTTAAATATCGTGTTTGTTACGATTATTTCGTTTTTCTCAATTGCAATTGATTTAGATACGGCTGTCACATTTGTAAGCTTTGGTGCTTTAACAGCATTTACGTTTGTAAATATTTCTGTGATTGCACATTACTATGTTCGTCAAAAACAGCGAACAATAAAAGACACCTTTTTATATTTATTATTTCCACTAGTTGGTGCTTGTTTTATTGGATGGTTGTTAACACTTCTTGAAAGACAAACACTCTTCATAGGGATTGGATGGATTGTGGTAGGATTTATTTATTTAGGAATTCGAACAAGTTTCCTTAAAAAGCCTATAACTGATGTAGTGGAAGAAAAAGTAGCAATCTCAAATCAGCTAACTGAAAAAAGTATGTAA
- a CDS encoding urea amidolyase associated protein UAAP1, producing the protein MNSIFNKTIPAGGKWSGIIGKGKLVRFTALGDRANLSTLMYTGQNLTERYNMPDTLKAQHTSHLTKGHVLISDNGRVLASIVEDNLGWHDSISGYTTRKQTDEKYGLTTYQELRNDWLRSGEENFSVELVRNGLGVRDIVPVLNLFSKVYCDENGNMHFVEDHCKEGATVTLRTEMDTLFVFSNTPNPLDQSHQYSSVPIKIEVLEANPVEDDDVCVTFRPENRRAFENTWEYHALLGESIKTVMLK; encoded by the coding sequence ATGAATAGCATTTTTAATAAAACAATCCCTGCTGGTGGAAAATGGTCAGGAATAATTGGCAAAGGAAAATTAGTACGTTTCACTGCATTAGGTGATAGAGCAAATTTATCAACCCTCATGTACACCGGCCAAAACTTAACTGAACGATATAATATGCCAGATACATTGAAAGCACAGCATACCTCACATTTAACTAAAGGCCATGTCCTTATAAGTGATAACGGAAGAGTTTTAGCAAGCATTGTTGAGGATAATTTAGGCTGGCATGATAGCATATCCGGTTATACAACACGAAAGCAAACGGACGAAAAGTATGGTCTGACGACTTATCAGGAATTACGAAATGACTGGTTAAGAAGTGGTGAAGAAAATTTCTCTGTAGAGCTCGTTAGAAATGGGCTTGGAGTACGTGATATTGTACCTGTTTTGAATTTATTTTCAAAAGTGTATTGTGATGAAAATGGAAATATGCACTTTGTGGAAGACCACTGCAAAGAAGGAGCAACTGTAACACTTAGAACTGAAATGGACACATTATTTGTTTTTTCAAATACACCAAACCCTTTGGACCAAAGTCATCAATATTCTTCTGTACCGATCAAAATCGAAGTCCTTGAGGCTAATCCAGTAGAAGATGATGATGTTTGTGTAACCTTCCGTCCGGAAAATCGAAGAGCTTTTGAAAATACATGGGAATACCACGCATTGCTAGGTGAATCAATAAAAACAGTTATGTTGAAATAA
- a CDS encoding urea amidolyase associated protein UAAP2 gives MAILNYTESPRKVEEAIYDHVIPAGDGWMHALQPGQVLRIIDLEGNQAADTLFYHAEDPEDHYSAVATIAGQQNIYLSTGTVLRSESNKELLKIVADTCGRHDTLGGACSAQSNTVRYSHDTLPMHNCRDTFMLQLSQYDEQFTKRDLAPNINFFMNVPVTPEGGLTFADGVSAPGRYVEVQSIVKTIALISNCPQLNNPCNAYNPTPVRVLIWDK, from the coding sequence ATGGCAATTTTAAACTATACAGAAAGCCCGAGAAAAGTAGAAGAAGCAATCTATGATCATGTGATTCCGGCAGGAGATGGGTGGATGCATGCATTACAACCTGGTCAGGTTTTAAGAATCATAGACTTAGAAGGAAACCAAGCTGCGGATACACTTTTTTATCATGCAGAAGATCCTGAAGATCACTATAGTGCAGTGGCAACGATTGCAGGACAGCAAAATATTTACCTATCTACCGGTACTGTTTTACGATCTGAATCAAATAAAGAGCTATTAAAAATTGTGGCAGATACATGTGGTAGACATGATACGTTAGGTGGTGCCTGTTCGGCTCAAAGTAATACAGTGCGTTATTCACATGATACATTACCAATGCATAACTGTCGCGACACATTCATGCTACAACTGTCACAATATGATGAACAATTTACAAAGCGTGACTTAGCACCAAATATTAATTTCTTTATGAATGTACCTGTTACACCAGAGGGTGGTCTTACATTTGCTGACGGAGTTTCAGCTCCTGGAAGATACGTCGAAGTCCAATCGATTGTAAAAACAATTGCGTTAATTAGTAACTGTCCACAGCTGAATAATCCATGTAACGCTTATAATCCGACACCAGTACGAGTATTGATTTGGGATAAGTAG
- the uca gene encoding urea carboxylase, whose translation MFNKVLIANRGAIAVRIERTLKKLGVKSVAVYTKADQDSLHVDGANEAVLIGEGAAKDSYLNAELILKTAIETGAEAIHPGYGFLSENADFARACQENGITFIGPSPEQMELFGLKHSAREIAEKAGVPMLSGTNLIDSLEMAIEQANNIGYPVILKSTAGGGGIGMRVCDNETALRTAYDGVRHLAETNFNNGGLFLEKYIAKARHVEVQIFGNGFGEVVTLGERDCSIQRRNQKVIEESPAPKLSEDVRQNMFAAAKRLAEEVGYKSAGTVEFLYDPESCEFYFLEVNTRLQVEHGVTEEVLGVDLVEWMIKEAAGELKNLQSLVPKPTGHSIQARIYAEDCHHDFRPSAGQLDQVILSDLARNETWVRDGITVTSLYDPMLAKIIVHGKDRKDAIQKLIKALSETRMYGITTNLQYLQALLHEEECIAGDVYTRMLNSFKAVENAIEVIDGGIQTTIQDWPGRKGHWDVGVPPCGPMDPWSFRIGNKLLGNDDSAPGLEFTLRGGSYQFRNDMWFCLTGADMEAKLDGEEISLYKPVLAKKGQILSFGETKVGMRTYMLVSGGFDMPKILGSSSTFTLGNFGGHGGRGLRTGDVLGVHNSGTPVGKEVVPIVHQPNINRTWTIGVIPGPHCTEEFLQPDYLKQLTDTKWEIHFNSSRTGVRLVGPKPLWTREDGGEAGLHPSNIHDNAYAIGTLDLTGDMPILLGPDGPSLGGFVCPVTTASAEFWKIGQLHPGDTVQFKLITLEEADRLRKLQEMNLHAIGENNLSQLQEVQLAEPEIEITSAYPVLARETIDRQIPITIRCSGDENILVEYGDMELDLLLRFQAHVLMDRIQKSNEIPVLDLTPGIRSLQIHIDASKMTVKDAAKKVLEIDHSLPPLDTIQVPSRIVRLPLSWNDPSVQLATERYQQNVRQDAPWCPDNLEFIRRINGLGSIEDVKNVVFDASYLVLGLGDVYLGAPVATPIDPRHRLVTTKYNPARTWTPENAVGIGGAYMCVYGMEGPGGYQFVGRTIQVWNKLRSTKSFEPGMPWLLRFFDQIQFYPVEADELLQMREDVLRGRFEVDITETTFDLGEYLTFQEEIKESAIQFKQRQQTAFNEERERWKEQGIEEHVSEADSLSSGEEDILPPGAIPVNCSMPGSVWKVLVSPGQRVKKGEVLIIEESMKMEFPQTAPCDGEIAEIYVKPGDSVHAGQLIVSLYDEKKVGVAQ comes from the coding sequence ATGTTTAATAAAGTACTAATCGCAAACCGTGGAGCCATTGCGGTAAGAATAGAGCGAACATTGAAAAAACTTGGAGTTAAGTCTGTAGCGGTATATACAAAAGCTGACCAAGACAGTTTACATGTTGATGGAGCAAATGAAGCCGTTTTGATCGGTGAAGGAGCAGCAAAGGATAGCTATTTAAATGCAGAGTTAATTCTAAAAACAGCCATTGAAACAGGGGCAGAGGCCATTCATCCGGGCTATGGATTTTTAAGTGAAAATGCTGATTTTGCCCGCGCATGTCAAGAAAATGGAATTACCTTTATCGGTCCATCACCAGAGCAAATGGAACTGTTTGGGTTGAAACACTCTGCGAGGGAAATTGCGGAAAAAGCTGGAGTACCAATGCTTTCAGGTACCAATTTAATTGACAGCTTAGAAATGGCGATAGAGCAGGCGAATAATATCGGATATCCTGTTATTTTAAAAAGTACAGCAGGTGGCGGCGGAATTGGGATGCGTGTTTGTGACAACGAAACAGCTTTACGTACTGCATATGACGGAGTCCGCCATTTAGCAGAAACAAACTTTAACAATGGTGGTTTATTTTTAGAGAAATACATTGCAAAGGCAAGACATGTGGAGGTGCAAATTTTCGGTAATGGGTTTGGAGAAGTTGTCACTTTAGGTGAACGTGATTGCTCAATTCAACGTCGAAATCAAAAGGTAATCGAAGAAAGTCCTGCTCCAAAGTTATCTGAAGACGTTCGTCAGAACATGTTTGCTGCAGCAAAAAGGTTAGCTGAAGAAGTTGGCTATAAAAGTGCTGGGACAGTTGAATTTTTATATGATCCTGAGTCATGTGAATTTTATTTTCTGGAAGTGAACACTCGTTTGCAGGTAGAGCATGGCGTAACAGAGGAAGTTTTAGGTGTAGATCTAGTAGAGTGGATGATTAAAGAGGCTGCGGGTGAACTGAAGAATTTACAGAGTCTTGTGCCAAAACCAACAGGACATAGTATTCAAGCCCGTATTTATGCAGAGGATTGTCATCATGATTTCCGTCCAAGTGCGGGTCAGTTGGATCAAGTGATTTTATCAGATCTTGCTCGTAATGAAACATGGGTGAGAGATGGAATTACCGTTACCTCTTTATACGATCCAATGCTTGCAAAAATCATCGTCCATGGAAAAGATCGCAAAGACGCTATTCAAAAACTGATCAAAGCTTTAAGTGAAACACGCATGTATGGAATTACAACAAATCTCCAATATTTACAAGCATTATTGCATGAAGAGGAGTGTATAGCAGGTGATGTATACACAAGAATGCTAAACAGCTTTAAAGCAGTCGAAAATGCGATTGAAGTCATCGATGGCGGCATTCAAACCACGATTCAGGATTGGCCGGGAAGAAAAGGTCACTGGGACGTAGGGGTTCCACCTTGTGGTCCAATGGATCCATGGTCCTTCCGAATTGGAAATAAATTATTAGGAAATGATGACAGCGCACCTGGGCTCGAATTTACTCTTCGAGGCGGGTCTTATCAGTTTAGAAATGATATGTGGTTCTGCTTAACTGGGGCTGATATGGAAGCAAAGCTTGATGGAGAAGAGATTTCATTATATAAGCCGGTTTTGGCTAAGAAAGGACAAATCTTATCATTTGGTGAAACAAAAGTAGGGATGAGAACCTATATGCTTGTTTCCGGCGGATTTGATATGCCCAAGATTTTAGGAAGTTCCTCAACTTTTACGCTGGGAAACTTTGGGGGTCACGGAGGGAGAGGGCTTCGTACAGGAGATGTTCTTGGTGTTCATAACTCTGGTACACCAGTTGGAAAAGAAGTAGTTCCAATAGTTCATCAACCAAATATCAATAGAACATGGACGATTGGTGTTATTCCTGGTCCGCATTGTACAGAAGAATTTTTACAGCCGGATTATTTAAAACAATTAACTGATACAAAGTGGGAAATTCATTTTAATAGCTCCCGTACAGGTGTGCGACTTGTTGGTCCGAAGCCACTCTGGACACGTGAGGATGGGGGAGAAGCAGGCTTACATCCTTCCAATATTCATGATAATGCATACGCAATTGGTACCCTTGATTTAACAGGTGATATGCCAATATTACTTGGTCCTGATGGTCCTAGTCTTGGTGGATTTGTTTGCCCAGTAACAACAGCTTCAGCCGAGTTTTGGAAAATTGGTCAGCTTCATCCCGGAGATACAGTTCAATTCAAACTAATCACACTTGAAGAAGCAGATCGCTTACGCAAGCTCCAAGAAATGAATCTGCATGCAATCGGGGAAAACAATTTATCACAGTTACAAGAAGTCCAGTTAGCAGAGCCTGAAATAGAGATAACATCAGCATACCCGGTTTTAGCTAGGGAGACAATTGATCGACAAATTCCGATTACAATTCGCTGTAGCGGAGATGAAAATATACTCGTGGAATATGGGGACATGGAACTTGATTTATTACTTCGATTTCAGGCACATGTTCTTATGGATCGCATACAAAAAAGCAATGAAATTCCAGTTTTAGATTTAACTCCAGGAATTCGTTCGTTACAAATTCATATCGACGCATCAAAAATGACAGTAAAAGATGCAGCTAAAAAGGTTTTAGAGATTGATCATAGTTTGCCGCCGCTTGATACGATACAAGTACCATCTAGAATTGTCCGTCTTCCACTTTCATGGAATGATCCTTCAGTACAATTAGCAACAGAACGCTATCAGCAAAATGTTCGTCAGGATGCCCCATGGTGTCCGGATAATCTTGAATTCATTAGACGAATAAATGGTTTGGGCAGTATAGAAGATGTAAAGAATGTTGTGTTTGATGCCAGTTATTTAGTTCTGGGCTTAGGTGATGTTTATTTGGGAGCACCAGTTGCAACACCGATAGATCCTCGTCATCGACTCGTTACTACAAAGTATAACCCTGCACGTACATGGACTCCGGAAAATGCAGTTGGAATTGGTGGAGCATACATGTGTGTGTATGGAATGGAGGGGCCGGGAGGATATCAATTTGTTGGGCGCACAATCCAAGTGTGGAATAAGCTCAGATCAACTAAAAGCTTTGAACCAGGTATGCCGTGGTTATTACGCTTTTTTGATCAAATTCAATTTTATCCAGTGGAAGCAGATGAATTACTTCAAATGCGTGAGGATGTCCTTCGAGGTCGTTTTGAAGTTGATATTACAGAAACTACCTTTGATCTTGGAGAGTACTTGACCTTCCAAGAGGAAATTAAAGAAAGTGCCATCCAATTCAAACAACGTCAACAGACTGCTTTCAATGAGGAAAGGGAAAGATGGAAGGAACAAGGAATTGAAGAGCATGTTTCTGAAGCCGACTCATTATCTTCAGGTGAAGAAGACATACTTCCTCCGGGTGCAATACCTGTGAATTGTTCAATGCCTGGAAGTGTGTGGAAAGTTCTAGTATCTCCAGGTCAACGAGTGAAAAAAGGCGAAGTTCTCATCATTGAAGAAAGCATGAAAATGGAGTTTCCTCAAACAGCTCCTTGTGATGGTGAAATTGCTGAGATTTATGTAAAGCCTGGGGATTCAGTGCATGCTGGACAATTAATCGTAAGTCTATATGACGAAAAAAAGGTAGGTGTGGCACAATGA
- the atzF gene encoding allophanate hydrolase gives MSKVKISTKLTFSWLRETYEKHQLTPEEVIEEIIKRSKQDEDMNIWITPPNMEHIKPYLERLSEIDFDSFPLWGIPFAIKDNIDLANVPTTAGCAEFSYIPTEHSTVVERLIEAGAIPVGKTNLDQFATGLVGTRSPYGETHNSLRPELISGGSSSGSAVSVARGQAAFALGTDTAGSGRVPAALNDLVGLKPSLGAWPTKGVVPACASLDCVTVFSHQLEDAYQVDAVARGLDQNDPWSRDLPVPLAKLPKKICLPKDSISFYGPYANEYQNAWNQTVEQLKKLPVSIEYIDYEFFREAAAILYDGPFVAERWAELGGFITNHPDVAFPVTEKVLRSGALPKYDAASVFHSLHKLQEFKRKTQILLKDAVLVTPTAGGTWTRDQVREDPVKTNSDMGLYTNHCNLLDLSAVAVQAGEADENLPFGITFFALTHEEGLIAGAAEAFVTKSKPKQRTIEIAVCGLHMRGFPLEKQMLQFGASFVREEVTAEKYQFIKLPTEPEKPGLIKKKTGGNTIELEIWDMPLSSLGEFAALIPAPLGIGKVELQDGTEVSGFICEGYAAEEAEDISGAGSWRRIPLNI, from the coding sequence ATGAGCAAAGTGAAAATTTCAACGAAGTTAACGTTCAGCTGGCTACGTGAAACATATGAAAAACATCAATTAACACCAGAAGAAGTGATTGAAGAAATTATCAAACGTTCAAAACAAGACGAAGATATGAACATTTGGATTACACCTCCAAACATGGAACATATTAAGCCGTATTTAGAGCGTTTATCTGAGATAGATTTTGACTCTTTTCCATTATGGGGAATCCCCTTTGCGATAAAGGATAATATCGATTTAGCAAATGTCCCAACAACAGCTGGATGTGCAGAATTTAGCTATATTCCTACTGAACATTCAACTGTTGTTGAGAGATTAATAGAGGCAGGTGCAATTCCAGTAGGTAAAACCAATTTAGATCAATTTGCAACAGGGTTAGTTGGAACCCGAAGTCCTTATGGTGAAACACATAACTCTTTGCGTCCAGAGCTTATAAGTGGAGGGTCAAGCTCTGGGTCTGCCGTTTCTGTTGCAAGAGGTCAGGCAGCTTTTGCTTTAGGAACAGATACAGCTGGTTCAGGACGCGTACCTGCTGCGCTTAACGATCTGGTTGGCTTAAAGCCAAGTTTAGGTGCGTGGCCTACAAAAGGAGTTGTACCAGCATGTGCAAGTCTTGATTGTGTAACAGTATTTTCACATCAATTAGAAGATGCCTACCAAGTAGATGCTGTGGCTAGGGGCTTGGATCAAAATGATCCTTGGTCCCGGGATCTGCCGGTACCTCTAGCGAAGCTTCCAAAAAAAATCTGCTTACCAAAGGATTCCATCTCTTTTTATGGACCTTATGCAAATGAGTATCAAAACGCTTGGAATCAGACTGTTGAGCAATTGAAGAAGCTTCCAGTTTCAATCGAATATATTGATTATGAATTTTTCCGTGAGGCAGCAGCCATTCTTTATGACGGACCATTTGTAGCGGAAAGGTGGGCTGAATTAGGGGGATTTATTACGAATCATCCCGATGTAGCTTTCCCGGTAACTGAGAAAGTTCTTCGTTCCGGAGCTCTGCCAAAATATGATGCAGCATCTGTGTTTCACTCCTTGCACAAATTACAAGAATTCAAAAGGAAAACTCAGATTCTATTAAAAGATGCTGTACTTGTTACACCAACAGCAGGAGGTACTTGGACACGCGATCAAGTCCGGGAAGATCCGGTAAAAACGAACAGTGATATGGGATTGTATACAAATCACTGCAATTTACTTGATTTAAGTGCAGTAGCTGTTCAGGCAGGTGAAGCTGATGAAAATCTTCCGTTTGGTATTACTTTCTTTGCATTAACTCATGAGGAAGGCTTAATTGCAGGTGCAGCAGAGGCATTTGTTACTAAGAGTAAACCAAAACAAAGAACGATTGAAATCGCAGTATGTGGTCTGCATATGCGAGGTTTCCCACTTGAAAAACAAATGCTGCAATTTGGTGCATCCTTTGTTCGTGAAGAGGTCACAGCGGAAAAATATCAATTTATTAAACTGCCAACAGAACCGGAAAAACCTGGTTTAATTAAGAAAAAAACAGGTGGAAATACTATTGAATTGGAAATATGGGATATGCCGCTTTCATCCTTGGGAGAATTTGCTGCGTTGATTCCAGCTCCCCTTGGAATCGGAAAAGTGGAGCTGCAAGATGGCACTGAAGTTTCAGGATTTATATGTGAAGGCTATGCAGCAGAAGAAGCGGAAGATATCTCTGGGGCAGGGAGCTGGAGAAGAATTCCTCTAAATATTTAA
- a CDS encoding 2-hydroxyacid dehydrogenase: MQHKVVVYRELPNQVLSFLKNRFEVSYFPNLHDENYNNFLSELKTAQGLLGAGMKIDQELLKEAPNLKVVSNISVGYDNLNIEELKKREIIATNTPGVLDDTTADTVFGLLLATARRMPELDHYVKAKKWEGTKGEDLFGVDVHHKTLGIIGMGSIGRAVAKRARFGFDMEILYHNRSRNEEAENKFDATYCSLDELLMKSDFVCLMVPHTPQTEKMIGEREFNLMKKSAIFINGSRGKNVDEAALIKALNEKRILSAGLDVFEKEPVEKDNPLLTLSQVVTLPHIGSATAETREKMAKLAAENMAIALEGETPPNIIPN, encoded by the coding sequence ATGCAACATAAAGTCGTGGTTTATCGTGAATTGCCAAACCAAGTATTAAGTTTCTTGAAAAATAGATTTGAGGTAAGTTATTTTCCAAATTTACATGACGAAAATTACAATAATTTTCTTTCTGAACTTAAAACAGCACAAGGTTTGTTAGGTGCTGGTATGAAAATAGATCAAGAGCTATTGAAAGAAGCTCCAAATTTAAAGGTTGTTTCAAATATTTCAGTTGGCTATGATAATCTTAATATTGAAGAACTAAAGAAAAGAGAAATTATAGCTACAAACACACCAGGTGTGCTGGATGATACAACAGCAGATACTGTTTTTGGGCTTTTACTGGCAACCGCAAGAAGAATGCCTGAGCTGGATCATTATGTAAAGGCTAAGAAATGGGAAGGCACAAAGGGGGAAGACCTTTTCGGTGTAGATGTTCATCATAAAACATTAGGTATTATTGGAATGGGAAGTATCGGCAGGGCTGTTGCTAAAAGAGCAAGATTTGGGTTTGATATGGAGATCTTATACCATAATCGTTCGAGGAATGAGGAAGCGGAAAATAAATTTGATGCAACATACTGCTCATTAGATGAGTTGCTGATGAAGTCAGATTTTGTTTGTTTAATGGTTCCTCATACACCACAGACAGAAAAAATGATTGGAGAAAGAGAATTTAACTTAATGAAAAAATCAGCAATCTTCATAAACGGTTCAAGAGGAAAAAATGTTGATGAAGCTGCCTTAATTAAAGCACTTAATGAGAAGAGAATTCTCAGTGCGGGGTTAGATGTATTTGAAAAAGAGCCAGTTGAAAAGGATAATCCATTATTAACACTTTCTCAGGTTGTCACATTGCCGCATATTGGATCAGCTACAGCTGAAACAAGAGAAAAGATGGCAAAACTGGCTGCTGAAAATATGGCGATTGCTCTTGAGGGAGAAACACCACCGAATATTATACCAAACTAA
- a CDS encoding SE1832 family protein: MNKLDIQQKIEDLKMEYSRIQGDMEKLESTGHSIEKLEEKLSFIEEELSTYRSALKKH, from the coding sequence ATGAACAAACTAGATATACAGCAAAAGATTGAAGACCTAAAGATGGAATATAGTAGAATTCAAGGGGATATGGAAAAATTAGAATCCACAGGACATTCAATTGAAAAACTCGAAGAAAAGCTTAGTTTCATTGAAGAGGAACTATCTACCTATCGGAGTGCACTGAAAAAGCATTAA
- a CDS encoding undecaprenyl-diphosphate phosphatase — MGELDIIYILKMIIIGLVQGFTEPIPVSSSGHVMIASEILGLGEQGFTFAILTNTASLLAILFIYRQDIFRLMNNSIAYVKTKNPQYKSDFLFVCFIVIGTIPAGVLGILLNDFIAENVSMTIIAIMLFVTGIALWLIRNLKGTKDENDLSIKDAFIVGLGQAVALTPGISRSGATIISSIAVGMKQDTALRFSFMLYIPVSLGGVILGFSDFLNEPNKADLAVPYLAAFIATLFMSYFAMKWFMGIMKRGKLVYFTYYCFIVGVLLLIFF, encoded by the coding sequence ATGGGTGAATTAGACATTATATACATATTGAAAATGATCATAATCGGACTTGTGCAGGGTTTTACAGAGCCTATTCCTGTGTCATCAAGTGGTCATGTCATGATTGCAAGCGAAATATTAGGATTAGGTGAGCAAGGATTTACTTTTGCTATACTGACCAATACTGCTTCATTACTTGCAATCCTTTTTATTTACAGACAAGATATCTTTCGACTTATGAATAATTCCATTGCTTACGTAAAAACGAAAAATCCCCAATATAAAAGTGATTTTCTCTTTGTTTGCTTTATTGTCATTGGGACTATTCCAGCAGGTGTGTTAGGTATTTTATTAAACGACTTTATTGCTGAAAATGTCAGCATGACGATAATTGCCATTATGTTATTTGTAACAGGTATTGCCCTCTGGCTAATCCGTAATTTGAAAGGAACTAAAGACGAGAACGATCTTTCAATAAAGGATGCATTCATTGTTGGTTTAGGTCAGGCAGTGGCCTTAACCCCGGGAATAAGCCGTTCAGGTGCCACGATTATTTCATCCATAGCTGTTGGTATGAAACAAGATACCGCACTTCGCTTTTCATTTATGTTGTATATTCCAGTTAGTCTCGGCGGTGTCATTTTAGGTTTTTCTGATTTTTTAAATGAACCGAATAAAGCTGACTTAGCCGTTCCATATTTAGCTGCCTTTATTGCAACACTATTTATGTCTTATTTTGCGATGAAGTGGTTTATGGGCATTATGAAGAGAGGGAAACTGGTATATTTTACTTATTACTGTTTTATCGTTGGGGTTTTACTATTAATTTTCTTTTGA